In Musa acuminata AAA Group cultivar baxijiao chromosome BXJ2-3, Cavendish_Baxijiao_AAA, whole genome shotgun sequence, the following proteins share a genomic window:
- the LOC135607553 gene encoding uncharacterized protein LOC135607553: MQPPRTIRDLQRLNGKLVALSRFLSRSGDRCLPFFQALKDPKNFRWTTECERAFKRMKQHLANLPRLASVSPREKLSLYLAASQHAVSSVLVKENFGDQLPVYYVSHMLSGSEERYPPIEKLALALVLSARKLRPYFEAHPMEVITDQPLRLVLSKFDVAGRLLKWAVELGEHDIQYIPRTAIKAQAVADFIAELTPSTGEELEPPRETWTLHVDGSANAKGAGAGLVLVTPDGRSIERSFRFGFRATNNEAEYEALLAGLQLALEMRVTDIRVITDSQLVARQLNGGYEARDPTMAKYLAQVKSLATKFAHFELSNVPRSENQRADTLAKWASGSAPWAQPETEVLPHRAIEVVATVTGGAPATWVQEMLRFKRDGALPDNETMA; encoded by the coding sequence atgcagcctcctcggacgatcagagacctgcaGCGCCTTAACGGGAAGCTAGTCGCGTTATCGCGTTTTCtttcccgatcgggagatcgctgcctccccttcttccaggccctgaaggatccgaagaacttccgatggacgaCGGAATGCGAGAGAGCCTTCAAGCGGATGAAGCAacacttggccaacctcccccgactcgcTTCAGTCTCCCCTAGGGAGAAATTGAGTCTCTACCTCGCCGCCTCCCAGCACGCAGTCAGTTCGGTTCTGGTCAAAGAAAACTTCGGCGACCAACTAccggtctactatgtcagccacatgcTGAGCGGGTCAGAAGAACGCTACCCGCCAATCGAAAAGCTGGCGCTGGCGCTCGTTCTGTCGGCGCGAAAGCTCCGCCCTTATTTCGAGGCCCACCCGATGGAGGTAATAACTGACCAGCCGCTCCGGCTTGTTCTGTCTAAATTCGACgttgcagggcgtctcctcaaatgggcagtggagctcggcgagcacgacatacaGTATATACcacggaccgccatcaaagcccaggCCGTGGCAGACTTCATTGCAGAGCTGACCCCGAGCACAGGCGAGGAACTCGAGCCACCGCGTGAGACGTGGACCCTCCACGTAGACGGGTCGGCCAACGCAAAAGGCGCCGGTGCAGGGCTGGTGCTGGTGACACCTGACGGTCGCTCGATCgagcgctccttccgcttcgggttcagggccaccaacaacgaggcagaatacgaggctctcctagcggggctccagttggcactggaaatgcgggtgaccgacatacgcgtcatcaccgactcacagctggtggctaggcagctcAACGGTGGATACGAAGCCCGGGACCCGACTATGGCGAAATATCTGGCACAGGTAAAAAGCCTTGCCACCAAGTTTGcccattttgaattgtcgaatgttcccaggagcgagaaccagcgagccgacaccctgGCAAAATGGGCGTCCGGCTCGGCCCCCTGGGCTCAACCCGAGACCGAAGTGCTCCCCCACCGAGCCATAGAGGTCGTCGCCACGGTCACGGGCGGcgcgccggccacttgggtacaggagatgctacgcttcaagcgggatgggGCCCTACCCGACAATGAAACCATGGCTTGA